In the genome of Ignavibacteria bacterium, the window GGGCAAAAGCATATTTAATCCTTCCCCCTGCTGAATTGTGGAATCTTCTTGCAAGTTCTTCTGAAGATTTTAACGATTGTTTCGTACTCTCTTTAAGCTTCGGAAAAATTTCGTTTATATCCATCATCGCTTTACCGTGAAATGCACGCATTCCAAATTTTTGTAATTCTTCAAAGACTAATTCAGAATGATTAATGCTTCCCATATCGAGTATTGTAGTAGTTCCGCCTCGGATTAGTTCAGCCAGCCCGAGCTGTACAGATGCTCTCATTGAGTCCTTCGAATGAGCCGCCTCAAAAGGAAAAATTTTATATTGAAGCCAATCTAAGAGTTCAAGATCGTCTGCTAAACCTCTGAACATTGTTTGACAAAGATGTATATGCGTTTGAACGAATCCAGGTATTAAAATTAAGTTCGGCACATCAATAAAATCACAGATTTCATTTTGTGCTTCGGCTTTTAGGACTTCAGTTAATTCGATTTTCTTAATGTAATTTTCGTCAATCAATATCGAGTGATTGTGCAAAATATCTCGTCGAGGATTTACAGTTACAATGTACTTAGGTGAGATCAGTTTCATTTTTCTTTTCCAATAATTCGTCAATTACAGAAAATGCATACCGCAAGTGAGGGATGACAATCGAACCGCTAACTATCAATGCTATATTCATGGAT includes:
- a CDS encoding amidohydrolase family protein, producing the protein MKLISPKYIVTVNPRRDILHNHSILIDENYIKKIELTEVLKAEAQNEICDFIDVPNLILIPGFVQTHIHLCQTMFRGLADDLELLDWLQYKIFPFEAAHSKDSMRASVQLGLAELIRGGTTTILDMGSINHSELVFEELQKFGMRAFHGKAMMDINEIFPKLKESTKQSLKSSEELARRFHNSAGGRIKYAFA